A single Bacillus sp. HMF5848 DNA region contains:
- the pstB gene encoding phosphate ABC transporter ATP-binding protein PstB, producing the protein MAVLSEKEKKNNNFNQASNDSSKVVYHTKDLNLWYGDDLALKNINLEIYENEVTAIIGPSGCGKSTFIKTLNRMVELIPVVRTSGEILYRGQSILEKSHKVEDLRTRVGMVFQKPNPFPKSIYENVAYGPKIHGIRNKKILDEIVETSLRGAAIWDEVKDRLNENAYGLSGGQQQRLCIARCLAIEPDVILMDEPTSALDPISTLKIEELIIELKKNFSIIIVTHNMQQAARISDKTAFFLNGEVIEYTNTDKLFSTPTDKRTEDYITGRFG; encoded by the coding sequence ATGGCTGTATTATCTGAAAAAGAGAAAAAGAATAACAATTTTAATCAAGCTTCAAATGATTCCAGTAAAGTTGTTTATCATACTAAAGATCTAAACCTTTGGTATGGTGATGACCTTGCATTGAAGAACATTAATTTAGAGATTTATGAAAATGAAGTTACGGCTATTATCGGACCATCTGGCTGTGGAAAATCTACTTTTATAAAAACTCTTAACAGAATGGTTGAATTAATTCCAGTAGTACGTACGTCTGGAGAAATTTTGTACCGAGGTCAAAGTATTTTGGAAAAATCTCATAAAGTTGAGGATTTGCGCACTCGTGTAGGGATGGTGTTTCAAAAGCCAAATCCGTTTCCAAAATCTATTTATGAAAATGTTGCGTATGGACCAAAAATTCATGGTATTCGTAATAAAAAAATTCTTGATGAAATCGTTGAAACTAGCTTGCGCGGTGCAGCTATTTGGGACGAAGTGAAAGACAGACTAAATGAAAATGCGTATGGTCTATCTGGTGGACAACAGCAGCGTCTGTGTATTGCACGTTGTTTAGCTATTGAGCCAGATGTAATATTAATGGATGAGCCAACAAGTGCTCTAGATCCTATTTCAACATTAAAAATAGAAGAATTAATTATCGAACTTAAGAAAAATTTCAGTATAATCATCGTTACACATAACATGCAGCAAGCTGCTCGTATTTCAGATAAAACAGCGTTTTTCTTGAACGGTGAAGTTATTGAATATACAAATACAGATAAATTATTCTCAACTCCAACAGACAAACGGACAGAAGACTATATTACAGGACGCTTCGGATAA
- the pstA gene encoding phosphate ABC transporter permease PstA — translation MKYINIEQVQKHMDSRIFKNNLAKTIFFLATLFGLVVLVTLIYRVYTQSIGWIDFQFLSSKLSTNADKAGILGAILGTVWLMIVVAPVTMFLGVATAIYLEEYAKPGKVKTIIQTNIANLAGVPSVVFGILGLTVFVRGMDLGNIVLAGGLTMSLLVLPIVVVASQEAIRAVPQFLREASYGMGATKWQTIKNIVLPAAIPGILTGLILSLSRAIGETAPLVVIGIPALLISLPEGIFDKFTVMPMQIYYWTVDAALVDEYANLAAATIVILLIVLFLMNSIAIIIRNKFQKRF, via the coding sequence GTGAAGTATATAAACATTGAACAAGTACAAAAACATATGGACTCTCGGATATTCAAGAATAATTTAGCGAAAACTATTTTCTTTCTTGCAACCTTATTTGGCTTAGTAGTGTTAGTAACTCTTATTTACCGAGTATACACACAAAGTATAGGTTGGATTGATTTTCAATTTTTATCAAGTAAACTCTCTACAAATGCAGATAAGGCTGGTATACTAGGCGCGATATTAGGAACAGTATGGCTTATGATTGTTGTTGCGCCAGTTACGATGTTTTTAGGTGTAGCAACTGCTATATACTTAGAAGAATATGCAAAGCCTGGTAAAGTAAAAACAATTATACAAACTAATATCGCAAACTTAGCAGGCGTACCATCTGTTGTATTTGGTATATTAGGTTTGACAGTGTTCGTTCGTGGAATGGACTTAGGCAATATTGTATTAGCAGGTGGATTAACAATGTCACTTCTAGTGCTGCCAATTGTTGTAGTGGCAAGCCAAGAGGCGATTAGAGCTGTACCTCAATTCCTACGTGAAGCATCGTATGGGATGGGCGCCACAAAATGGCAAACTATTAAAAATATTGTGTTACCTGCAGCGATTCCTGGCATTTTAACTGGTTTAATTCTGTCTCTTTCCAGAGCAATCGGCGAAACGGCTCCTTTAGTTGTAATTGGAATTCCTGCTTTACTAATCTCATTACCGGAAGGAATTTTTGATAAGTTTACGGTTATGCCTATGCAAATTTATTACTGGACTGTTGATGCAGCACTTGTAGATGAATACGCAAACTTAGCAGCAGCTACGATCGTAATATTATTAATTGTTTTGTTCTTAATGAATTCAATTGCAATTATTATAAGAAATAAGTTTCAGAAAAGATTTTAA
- the pstC gene encoding phosphate ABC transporter permease subunit PstC: MKGVFNLDNKINVREMIQKKKSSSNTASITEKIMPKFFLVIATVSILTTIGIVATLLTETINFFREVSFFEFYTGTELNPIGRNQEFGVIPLITGTVLSSLIAMTVAIPLGLMAAIFLSEYASDKVRKILKPILEILAGIPTIVYGFFAFTFVTPLLRSFIPALEPTNILSPGIVMGIMIIPMVASLSEDAMSSVPNSMREGALALGATKLEVTWKVVIPAAISGIIASFVLGISRAIGETMIVTIASGSNKDFTFDITQSMQTMTAYIVEVTGGEAPAGSTIYYSLYAVAMTLFVFTLVMNLIAQHISRKYREEY; the protein is encoded by the coding sequence ATGAAAGGGGTTTTTAACTTGGATAATAAAATAAATGTCCGTGAGATGATACAAAAGAAAAAAAGTTCATCAAATACCGCTTCAATCACGGAAAAAATCATGCCGAAATTCTTTTTAGTAATTGCTACAGTTTCAATTTTAACTACAATTGGAATTGTTGCTACTTTATTAACGGAAACAATAAACTTCTTTAGAGAAGTTTCATTTTTTGAGTTCTACACAGGGACTGAACTAAACCCAATTGGGAGAAATCAAGAGTTTGGTGTTATTCCTTTAATTACAGGAACTGTTTTATCTTCTTTAATTGCCATGACTGTTGCGATACCTTTAGGTCTGATGGCTGCTATATTCTTAAGTGAATATGCTTCTGATAAAGTACGAAAGATTTTAAAACCAATACTAGAAATATTAGCTGGAATCCCTACAATCGTTTATGGATTTTTTGCATTCACTTTTGTTACCCCATTATTACGATCATTTATTCCTGCTTTGGAACCTACTAATATCCTCAGTCCAGGAATAGTAATGGGAATTATGATAATTCCCATGGTGGCGTCACTTTCTGAGGATGCCATGAGTTCTGTACCAAACTCTATGAGAGAAGGCGCATTAGCGTTAGGTGCAACGAAGCTCGAAGTAACTTGGAAAGTAGTTATACCCGCTGCTATTTCTGGAATTATTGCTTCCTTCGTACTTGGTATTTCACGTGCAATCGGTGAAACGATGATTGTTACAATTGCGAGTGGTAGTAATAAAGACTTCACATTTGATATAACTCAATCGATGCAAACTATGACTGCATATATTGTAGAAGTTACAGGTGGAGAGGCACCAGCTGGTTCAACTATTTATTATAGCTTGTATGCAGTTGCCATGACGTTATTTGTTTTTACATTAGTTATGAATTTAATTGCTCAACATATTTCTCGTAAGTATAGGGAGGAATATTAA
- a CDS encoding PstS family phosphate ABC transporter substrate-binding protein, with the protein MKKWRLLMLTAMLTVLLGFVAACGNTEEAPAEDTSNADTQTEQPAEAALEGEVVIDGSGTVYPFMALMAENYMNERDGVDVSVSRAGTSAGFKKFLVEDWKENGTDFNDASRHIKDKEKELATQYGIEFKEFQVALDGLTFVINPANDWAKEMTQEEVVSIFLAESGVKKWSDIRPEWPDAEIKSMGPNENHGTNEFMFETIMDEKDFTEGVNLQQEYSILVDLVSKDENAIAFFGYGYYDNNKDKIQAVSVDFGNGPVTPSLDTIGLSDDAGYKPFTRPVFTYLNVGLAKEKPQVLDYAIYAMENAQTVAAETGFAPLADAEIEAALEFLNGLK; encoded by the coding sequence ATGAAGAAATGGCGTTTACTTATGTTAACCGCGATGTTAACAGTACTACTAGGATTTGTAGCAGCTTGCGGTAACACAGAAGAAGCACCTGCAGAAGACACTAGCAATGCAGATACTCAAACAGAGCAACCAGCTGAAGCTGCTTTAGAAGGTGAAGTTGTAATTGACGGTTCTGGAACAGTTTACCCATTTATGGCTTTGATGGCAGAAAACTACATGAATGAAAGAGATGGCGTAGATGTTTCTGTAAGTCGTGCTGGTACATCTGCTGGTTTCAAGAAATTCTTAGTTGAAGATTGGAAAGAAAACGGTACTGATTTCAATGATGCATCTCGTCACATTAAAGATAAAGAAAAAGAACTTGCTACTCAATATGGAATCGAATTTAAAGAATTCCAAGTAGCTCTTGATGGTTTAACTTTCGTAATCAACCCTGCGAACGATTGGGCTAAAGAAATGACTCAAGAAGAAGTAGTTAGTATTTTCCTTGCAGAGTCTGGAGTAAAGAAATGGTCTGATATTCGTCCAGAATGGCCAGATGCTGAAATTAAATCAATGGGTCCAAACGAAAACCACGGTACAAACGAATTCATGTTCGAAACTATCATGGATGAAAAAGATTTCACTGAAGGAGTCAACTTACAACAAGAATACTCAATCTTAGTTGATCTAGTATCTAAAGACGAGAATGCTATCGCGTTCTTCGGGTATGGGTACTATGACAATAACAAAGACAAAATCCAAGCTGTATCTGTAGACTTCGGTAATGGTCCAGTTACTCCAAGCTTAGACACTATCGGTCTTAGTGATGATGCTGGTTATAAGCCATTCACTCGTCCAGTATTCACATACTTAAACGTAGGTTTAGCTAAAGAAAAGCCACAAGTTTTAGATTATGCTATCTACGCTATGGAAAACGCTCAAACAGTTGCTGCTGAAACTGGATTCGCTCCATTGGCAGACGCTGAAATTGAAGCTGCACTTGAATTCTTAAACGGTTTAAAGTAG
- a CDS encoding penicillin-binding protein 2 yields the protein MQKKEEKKKRKTQLPFRLNILFFAVFLLFSVLIVRLGVVQIVYGETYKRELERTENIPVATPVPRGKIFDRDGTLIVDNMPVKAITYTRLQGTSSTERLEIAKTLATMIEQKTDKITERDMKDFWILNYPELAEDKVTEEEWKAFEAEELTDEDVYRIKLDRITTKDLSMLTDADLEILAIKRELDSAYTLTPKIVKNEAVSERETAIISENLAILPGVEPTTDWKRHNIFEPTLNSILGKVSSTDEGVPRDKLDYYISRDYSLNDRVGLSYIEKQYEDVLRGQKEKIKNITDKAGNLIEAITVAEGQRGMDLRLSIDMELQLAVEKIIADELMEGRKNEATEFLDRAYVVMMNPNTGEVLAIAGKRFDRDSETKEIVLEEGQPQLLDDALGTLTLAYPVGSAIKGATILTGYDTGVIQPGTILLDTPISIQGTPIKKSYRNMGRIDDLTALKRSSNVYMFRIAMGIGKANYRFGEPMPFDENAFSVMRNYFNQFGLGIKTGIDLPNEATGVVGRNITYPGLLLDFAIGQYDTYTPLQLVQYVSTIANGGYRIQPRIVKSIHEPVINENRLGPVVTEFQPNVLNKLDIETSYIERVKEGFRQVMQEPMGTATYYFSDAPYKPAGKTGTAQTTYDGPTASKYDELQKVLTTTLVGYAPYDNPEIAFSVVVPWSNDKYPISKNIGRKILDTYFNLKLGNQDAADSNIEQEQQEVNENQ from the coding sequence ATGCAAAAAAAAGAAGAAAAGAAAAAACGTAAAACGCAATTACCATTTCGGTTAAATATATTGTTTTTTGCAGTTTTTTTACTATTTTCAGTCCTTATTGTTCGGTTAGGTGTGGTGCAAATTGTATATGGAGAAACGTATAAAAGAGAATTAGAGCGTACCGAAAATATACCAGTCGCGACACCTGTACCAAGAGGAAAAATCTTCGATAGAGATGGAACACTAATTGTTGACAATATGCCAGTTAAGGCAATTACGTATACGAGACTCCAAGGAACATCTTCAACCGAAAGGTTAGAAATTGCAAAAACCCTCGCTACTATGATTGAGCAAAAGACAGATAAAATTACAGAGCGAGATATGAAGGATTTTTGGATCTTAAATTATCCAGAACTTGCTGAAGATAAAGTTACTGAAGAAGAGTGGAAGGCATTTGAAGCTGAAGAGCTTACAGATGAAGATGTTTATCGAATAAAGCTAGATAGAATAACTACCAAAGATTTAAGTATGCTTACAGATGCTGATCTCGAAATACTTGCCATTAAGCGAGAACTTGATTCAGCATACACTTTAACACCTAAAATTGTTAAAAACGAAGCTGTTTCTGAGCGGGAAACAGCAATTATTAGTGAGAATCTTGCTATATTACCGGGCGTGGAGCCGACAACAGATTGGAAAAGGCATAATATTTTTGAGCCAACACTTAACTCTATATTAGGGAAAGTGTCATCAACAGATGAAGGTGTTCCACGTGATAAATTAGATTATTATATCTCACGAGACTACAGTCTGAATGACAGAGTTGGTCTTAGTTATATTGAAAAACAATACGAAGATGTTCTTCGGGGACAAAAGGAAAAAATTAAAAATATAACCGATAAAGCAGGAAACCTTATAGAAGCAATTACTGTAGCAGAAGGACAGAGGGGAATGGATTTACGTTTGTCCATTGATATGGAACTTCAGCTTGCCGTAGAGAAAATAATTGCAGATGAATTAATGGAAGGGCGAAAAAATGAAGCTACTGAGTTTCTAGATAGAGCGTATGTAGTGATGATGAATCCAAACACTGGTGAGGTACTCGCGATAGCTGGAAAAAGATTTGATCGCGACTCAGAAACGAAAGAAATTGTTCTTGAGGAAGGACAACCGCAGCTTCTTGATGATGCTTTAGGAACATTAACGTTAGCATATCCGGTAGGGTCCGCTATTAAAGGTGCAACGATTTTAACAGGATATGATACAGGTGTTATTCAGCCAGGAACAATATTGTTAGATACACCGATATCCATACAAGGCACACCTATAAAGAAATCTTACAGAAATATGGGGCGTATTGATGATTTGACGGCTCTTAAGCGATCAAGTAACGTTTATATGTTTCGTATTGCCATGGGGATCGGGAAAGCAAATTATCGCTTCGGTGAACCTATGCCATTTGACGAGAATGCCTTTAGTGTCATGCGTAATTACTTTAATCAGTTTGGATTAGGGATAAAGACTGGTATTGATTTACCAAACGAAGCAACAGGAGTTGTAGGACGTAATATTACGTATCCAGGTCTTTTACTTGACTTTGCTATTGGTCAATATGACACATACACGCCGTTACAGCTAGTGCAATATGTGTCAACTATTGCTAATGGTGGCTACCGCATCCAGCCGCGAATTGTCAAAAGCATTCACGAGCCTGTTATAAACGAAAATAGATTAGGACCAGTTGTAACTGAGTTTCAACCTAATGTTTTAAATAAATTAGATATTGAAACATCATATATTGAACGTGTTAAGGAAGGATTCCGACAAGTAATGCAAGAGCCAATGGGAACTGCAACGTATTATTTCAGTGATGCGCCGTATAAACCAGCTGGAAAAACAGGGACTGCCCAAACAACATATGATGGACCTACTGCTTCTAAATACGATGAGTTGCAGAAAGTTTTAACAACTACACTTGTAGGTTATGCGCCTTATGATAATCCTGAAATAGCTTTTTCAGTAGTCGTACCGTGGTCCAATGACAAATACCCAATCAGTAAAAATATTGGACGTAAAATATTAGACACGTATTTTAACTTGAAATTAGGAAATCAAGATGCTGCTGACTCAAATATTGAACAGGAGCAGCAGGAGGTAAATGAAAATCAGTAA
- a CDS encoding MFS transporter — protein MKLLSKLFGDVEINRDLILLLVIGGMYSLSIALSNTFVNVYLWKQSGDFIDLGVYNLSIVIAQPLTFILAGRWAKKIDRVIVLRLGVSFLAVFFLSVLFIGENASDLIVVLGGLLGIGYGFYWLAFNVLTFEITEPETRDFFNGFLGVLTSLAGMIGPITAGIIISSFEKFTGYTIIFAVSLGLFAGAVVLSFFIRRRQAEGHYWLTRVWKERKRNFNWKMITTAHFFQGLREGTFIFMITVIVFITTNSELALGKFGLVNSSTAFVTYFLAAKLIKKDFRKTSILIGGILLYAAIYIILFDTTYTKILLYAFVIAIGYPLLLVPYASLTYDVIGKAWNAARMRIEYIVIKELFLNAGRAFSILLFLATVYFFNDDQAIIYLLMVIGAGHAVIYLFIRKIEFEKSVTNESCEHALEEHKRNECEGGS, from the coding sequence ATGAAATTACTTAGCAAGTTGTTTGGGGACGTTGAGATAAATAGAGATTTAATACTCCTTTTGGTAATAGGAGGCATGTATTCATTAAGTATTGCTTTATCGAATACGTTTGTGAATGTTTATTTGTGGAAGCAATCGGGTGATTTTATTGATCTTGGTGTATACAATCTTTCTATTGTAATTGCACAGCCTTTAACATTTATACTTGCCGGAAGATGGGCTAAGAAGATTGACCGAGTCATTGTTCTGCGGTTAGGTGTATCTTTCTTAGCTGTTTTTTTTCTATCGGTTTTATTTATTGGGGAAAATGCTTCGGATTTAATCGTCGTTCTTGGGGGCTTATTGGGAATTGGATATGGATTTTATTGGTTAGCATTTAATGTGCTAACGTTTGAAATTACCGAACCAGAAACAAGAGACTTCTTTAATGGCTTTTTAGGAGTATTAACATCTCTGGCAGGTATGATAGGACCTATCACAGCTGGGATAATCATTTCCTCATTTGAAAAGTTCACGGGTTATACGATTATATTTGCTGTATCACTAGGCTTATTTGCAGGAGCAGTGGTGTTGAGCTTTTTTATACGACGTCGACAAGCCGAGGGACATTATTGGCTAACAAGAGTTTGGAAGGAACGAAAACGAAACTTTAATTGGAAGATGATTACAACCGCACATTTTTTTCAAGGACTTAGAGAGGGTACATTCATTTTTATGATCACAGTCATTGTTTTCATTACAACGAACAGTGAGCTAGCATTAGGGAAGTTTGGACTAGTCAATTCTTCAACAGCCTTTGTTACGTACTTTTTGGCGGCAAAGCTTATTAAGAAGGATTTTCGAAAAACATCCATTCTTATAGGTGGTATCTTGTTATATGCAGCTATTTACATAATTTTATTTGACACAACGTATACAAAAATTTTGTTGTATGCATTTGTAATAGCTATTGGGTATCCACTGCTATTAGTTCCTTATGCATCATTGACATACGATGTAATAGGAAAAGCATGGAATGCTGCACGTATGAGAATTGAATATATAGTGATTAAAGAGTTATTCTTAAATGCAGGTCGAGCGTTTTCCATATTATTATTTCTAGCAACGGTGTATTTTTTTAATGATGATCAAGCGATTATATACTTATTAATGGTAATTGGAGCTGGGCATGCAGTTATATATCTATTTATTAGAAAAATCGAATTTGAAAAAAGCGTGACGAATGAAAGTTGTGAGCATGCACTCGAAGAACATAAAAGAAATGAATGTGAAGGAGGCTCTTAA
- a CDS encoding superoxide dismutase, which yields MGFELPQLPYAYDALEPHFDKETMNIHHTKHHNAYVTNLNAALEGQDELLAKSIEDLMANLDAVPEEKRTAVRNNGGGHANHSLFWTILSPNGGGEPTGDLAAAINNKFGGYDKFKEEFAKAGATRFGSGWAWLVVNNGELEVMSTPNQDTPLMEGKTPILGLDVWEHAYYLKYQNRRPDYIQAFFNVINWEEVTKLYNAAK from the coding sequence ATGGGATTTGAATTACCACAATTACCTTACGCGTATGATGCACTTGAGCCTCATTTTGACAAAGAAACAATGAACATTCACCACACGAAGCACCATAATGCTTATGTTACAAATTTAAATGCTGCTCTAGAAGGACAAGATGAGCTTTTAGCTAAAAGTATTGAGGACCTAATGGCTAACCTTGATGCGGTGCCAGAAGAGAAGCGAACGGCTGTTAGAAATAACGGTGGTGGTCATGCTAACCACAGCTTATTTTGGACAATTCTTTCACCAAACGGTGGAGGAGAACCAACTGGTGATTTAGCTGCTGCAATTAACAATAAGTTTGGTGGCTATGACAAATTTAAAGAAGAATTTGCAAAAGCGGGTGCTACTCGTTTTGGATCTGGTTGGGCTTGGTTAGTTGTTAATAACGGTGAGCTTGAAGTGATGAGTACTCCAAACCAAGATACACCTTTAATGGAAGGTAAAACTCCTATTTTAGGTCTAGATGTATGGGAGCATGCTTACTACTTAAAGTATCAAAATCGTCGCCCAGATTACATTCAAGCTTTCTTCAATGTAATTAACTGGGAAGAAGTAACTAAATTATATAACGCAGCAAAATAA
- a CDS encoding DUF456 domain-containing protein: MDVLFWILIIALFFVSYIGLVYPILPSVLFIAAGYVVYGLAFSFAEFSILFWSLQIMFVVILFVADYATNLIGIQKYGGSKAAVWGSTIGLLIGPFVIPVAGILIGPFIGAVLPEVIWHKKSFREAFTVGFGTLLGFFSSIVVKGFIQTFMIVYFLVQVL; the protein is encoded by the coding sequence ATGGATGTTTTGTTCTGGATTTTAATAATTGCGCTATTTTTTGTGTCTTACATCGGACTTGTTTACCCAATTTTACCTAGCGTATTATTCATAGCGGCGGGATACGTAGTGTATGGTTTGGCTTTTTCATTTGCAGAGTTTTCTATTCTGTTTTGGAGCCTGCAAATAATGTTTGTAGTTATACTGTTTGTTGCTGATTACGCTACTAATTTGATCGGTATTCAAAAATATGGAGGGAGTAAAGCAGCAGTTTGGGGTAGTACTATTGGTTTATTAATTGGTCCGTTTGTTATTCCTGTAGCAGGTATTTTAATTGGTCCGTTCATAGGAGCTGTTTTACCTGAGGTTATATGGCATAAAAAAAGCTTTCGTGAAGCTTTTACAGTAGGGTTTGGCACACTTCTTGGCTTTTTTAGCAGTATCGTAGTGAAAGGTTTCATTCAAACATTTATGATAGTTTATTTCTTGGTGCAGGTGTTGTAA
- a CDS encoding DUF1189 domain-containing protein, protein MNIFKQIFRSLYSPKDIATFRFQGIGKTILYVFILSLIFSLPANIRLATDFTTGINLANQFLQEKLPDFEIRNGELESEAKEPIIWRQGTSTFIFDPTGTLVERDVADYKNAIALLKEEFILVANTQVQTYPYATFNLREFDKQDITSFVATLSSLTIVLVPFMVILLFLFLSFVKFVEVSLLAFFGVSLKNSLKRNLKYKHLWVLSAYSITIPTIFFTIMHSLQVFVPFGIMIYWVSSFIVLYLSLKEIPASQKA, encoded by the coding sequence ATGAACATTTTCAAACAGATATTTAGAAGTCTTTATTCTCCAAAAGATATAGCTACCTTTCGTTTCCAAGGGATTGGCAAAACAATACTGTATGTCTTTATTTTATCACTAATCTTCTCTTTACCTGCCAATATAAGATTAGCTACAGATTTCACAACAGGTATTAATCTTGCTAATCAATTTCTTCAGGAAAAATTACCTGACTTTGAAATTCGTAATGGAGAACTCGAATCGGAAGCAAAAGAGCCAATAATATGGAGACAAGGCACGAGTACATTTATTTTTGACCCAACTGGCACATTAGTAGAAAGAGATGTGGCAGACTATAAAAATGCAATTGCTCTTCTAAAAGAAGAATTTATTTTAGTCGCTAATACTCAAGTGCAAACATATCCATATGCAACTTTTAATTTACGTGAGTTTGATAAACAAGATATCACCAGCTTTGTTGCAACCTTGAGTAGTTTAACAATTGTTCTTGTGCCTTTCATGGTAATACTTTTGTTCCTATTTTTAAGTTTTGTAAAATTTGTAGAAGTGTCATTACTAGCTTTCTTTGGTGTTTCGTTAAAGAACAGCTTAAAACGAAATCTAAAATACAAACACTTATGGGTCTTATCTGCATATAGCATAACAATTCCAACTATATTCTTCACTATTATGCACAGCCTGCAAGTATTCGTACCATTTGGCATTATGATTTACTGGGTTTCTTCTTTTATTGTATTGTACTTATCTTTAAAAGAAATACCTGCTTCTCAAAAAGCTTAA
- a CDS encoding methyl-accepting chemotaxis protein — protein MKKIKPIIKKEKQNKKIVKRQRSKGFSLRARLLVLTILLLIISTNAVGFTSYTKAQETVTSMIENRLSREATYMSYIAENLKFVYVSDEDYFMQQLEMNVQNQAKQLENEGIDVGFYYIVDNSAKPFKVSRNNALTLSDELINKIVENSGTVFHHKIGKKDYTISSLAMNEINGIYVQVVTTSSYMKPITEIAKVILYVIVISIGLSAALIILFVNGLTKPLYALQNKMREMRQGNLSSTINPIKTKVPEIVSLHKSFTEMSEQMKALLHEIHDTTDELDATGRKLSEASELSVGSSHQLVEAIQVVKKGAEQTAHSSESSTNSYHLMKQKIELLFANVEDMSNSSFEMNTSAKLGEKSITALINTIKSFEEDFAHMTKTIQAVKDDASKITQVIGIINGIADQTKLLALNAAIEAARAGESGKGFAVVANEVRQLAEQSSSSTATISQSIESMEAITKRAASEFEHMLTKINNNLHQASESKSSFDHLMNEILQVNEKQKVMEAELKSLQAELPSIESSTIRFTSIAQETLASAEQMLATSEQQIHNMEQTHEIGNQLSSLSQSLTKLTKRFTLS, from the coding sequence ATGAAGAAAATTAAGCCTATTATTAAAAAAGAGAAACAGAATAAGAAAATCGTGAAAAGACAGCGTTCAAAAGGTTTTAGCTTGCGAGCGAGGCTATTAGTGCTAACGATTCTTTTGCTTATTATCTCAACGAATGCTGTAGGATTCACATCTTACACTAAAGCACAAGAGACTGTAACGAGCATGATTGAAAATAGATTATCACGTGAAGCTACATATATGTCATATATTGCAGAAAACTTAAAATTTGTGTATGTCAGTGATGAAGATTATTTTATGCAACAGCTTGAAATGAATGTTCAGAATCAAGCAAAACAACTTGAAAATGAAGGTATTGATGTCGGATTTTACTATATAGTTGATAACAGTGCAAAGCCATTTAAAGTAAGTCGAAACAATGCGCTAACTCTCTCGGATGAGCTAATTAATAAAATTGTTGAAAATAGTGGAACTGTTTTTCATCATAAAATAGGAAAGAAGGATTATACTATTTCTAGCTTAGCCATGAATGAAATAAATGGTATATATGTACAAGTAGTAACAACTTCCTCTTATATGAAGCCTATTACGGAAATAGCTAAGGTCATACTTTATGTGATAGTTATAAGTATAGGACTTTCAGCAGCACTTATTATTTTATTTGTAAATGGATTAACGAAGCCACTTTATGCATTACAAAATAAAATGCGTGAAATGCGTCAAGGAAATCTAAGTAGTACTATTAATCCTATTAAAACGAAAGTACCGGAAATTGTATCATTACATAAGAGTTTTACAGAAATGAGTGAGCAAATGAAGGCGCTTCTTCATGAGATTCACGATACTACCGATGAATTGGATGCTACTGGTAGGAAGTTATCGGAAGCTTCAGAGCTATCTGTAGGCTCAAGTCATCAACTTGTTGAAGCAATTCAAGTGGTGAAGAAAGGTGCTGAACAAACTGCTCATAGCTCCGAGAGTAGTACAAATAGCTACCACTTAATGAAGCAGAAGATAGAGCTTTTATTCGCTAATGTTGAAGATATGTCAAACAGTAGCTTTGAAATGAATACATCTGCCAAGCTGGGTGAGAAAAGTATTACTGCTTTAATAAACACGATAAAGTCGTTTGAAGAAGATTTTGCCCATATGACTAAAACAATACAAGCAGTAAAAGATGATGCTAGTAAAATTACTCAAGTTATTGGAATTATTAATGGAATTGCAGATCAAACAAAGCTACTTGCATTAAATGCAGCGATTGAAGCAGCAAGAGCTGGTGAGTCAGGAAAAGGATTTGCTGTTGTTGCTAACGAAGTAAGACAGCTAGCGGAACAATCTAGTTCGTCGACAGCAACAATTTCCCAATCTATAGAATCAATGGAGGCTATCACGAAGAGAGCTGCGAGTGAGTTTGAACACATGCTTACTAAAATAAATAATAATTTACATCAAGCAAGTGAATCAAAAAGCTCTTTCGATCATTTAATGAACGAAATCCTACAAGTAAATGAAAAACAGAAAGTGATGGAAGCAGAATTGAAAAGTTTACAAGCGGAGTTACCTTCCATTGAGTCATCAACAATAAGATTTACATCAATAGCACAGGAAACTCTAGCAAGTGCAGAACAAATGCTAGCAACTAGCGAACAACAAATACATAACATGGAACAAACGCATGAGATTGGTAATCAACTTAGTTCACTTTCTCAATCGTTAACAAAGCTTACAAAGAGATTTACATTGTCTTAA